CGGAACGGGAGCTCCTGGCGGAGCAGCCCGGTGCGCACGGGCCGGGTGAGCCGCCCCGAGACGTCGGCCTCGTCGAGCGCAGCGGATGCGGCATCCGATCGCTCGTCGACGCCGGCGATGAGCCGGAGCAGCGTGGACTTGCCGACGCCGTTCTCGCCGATCAGGCCGAGTCGCTGCCCCGGTGCGACGGCGAAGCCGAGGTCGGTGAAGACGCGCCGGCCGCCGTAGGACGCCGAGAGCCCGTCGGCGTGCAGGTGGAGGGAGTGTGAGAGGTGTACAGCCATGCGGAACGTCCGTTCGCGAAGGCTCCCGGGTCGGCGCGCGACGCCGCCGATGGCGGACGCGAGCAGACGATGCACCGACCGGCGCGCACACGGCACGAGGGCGCGGGCGTCGACCCGGGAGCGGAGAGAGGATCCCGCCGGGCATTCGCCGTCACGAAGGGTGCGCGCGCGACACTGTCGCGATCAGCTCAGCATGCACACCCGGTGTCTACGGCGCCTCAGGCGCGGGACGATGGGATGTGCTCACTTCATAGCGGGGTCGACGATAACAGACCCCGCCTGCACATGGCAAGCGGGATTCGCAGCGCGACTAGGCGGTGAGGTCGAGCACCTTCGCGGTCTCGGCGAGCGATGCCTCGGCGGCCGCAGGATCGCTCGAGAGCTTCGTGCCGTAGCTCGGGATCATCTCGCGCAGCTTCGGCTCCCACGCCTCCATGCGCGCGGGGAAGCACCGCGACAGCACGTCGAGCATGATGGGCGCGGCGGTGGAGGCGCCCGGCGACGCGCCGAGCAGGCCGGCGATCGTCCCGTCGGCGCCGGTGATGATCTCGGTGCCGAACTGCAGGATGCCGCCCTGCTTCGGGTCCTTCTTCATCACCTGCACGCGCTGTCCGGCGGTGATGAGCTCCCAGTCGGCGTCCTTCGCCGTGGGCATGAACTCGCGCAGCGCGGCCATCTTCTTCGAGCGGGAGGCGAGCAGCTCGGAGACGAGGTACTTCACGAGGTCGAAGTTCTTGAGCCCGACCTGGAGCATGGGCCCGAGGTTGTGCAGGCGGATCGAGAACGGCAGGTCGAACCAGGTGCTCGTCTTCAGGAACTTGGGCGTAAAGCCGGCGTAGGGGCCGAACAGCAGGGCCGTCTCGCCGTCGACGACGCGGGTGTCGAGGTGCGGGACCGACATGGGCGGCGCGCCCACGGCCGCCTTGCCGTAGACCTTGGCCTGGTGCTGGGCGACGACCTTCGGGTTCGTGGTGCGCAGGAACTGGCCCGAGATCGGGAAGCCCCCGAAGCCCTTGATCTCCTCGATGCCCGAGTGCTGCAGCAGGGCGAGGGCGCCGCCGCCGGCGCCCACGAACACGAACCTCGCGTTCACGACCTTGGGCGTCTGGCCGACGGTGTGCCGCACGCGCAGCTTCCACGTTCCGTCCTTCTGGCGCTTGAGCCAGGTGACCTGGTGATTGGTCTGGATGGATGCGCCGCGGCGCGAGATGTCCTCGAAGAGGAACTTCGTGAGGGCGCCGAAGTCGACGTCGGTGCCGGCGGCGATGCGTGTCGCGGCCACCTTCTGCTTCGGGTTGCGCTTCTTGGCGAGGAGCGGGGTCCACTCGGCGATGCGCTCGAGGTCCTCCGTGAACTCCATGTCGGGGAAGAGCGGCTGGTCCTTCAGCGCCTCGACCCGGCGGCGGAGGTAGTCGATGTTCGCCGCGCCCTTCACGAACGTCATGTGCGGCGTGGAGTTGATGAAGTTGTGCGGCTCGGGCAGCGCGCCGGTGGAGACCAGGTGCGCCCAGTACTGGCGGCTGATCTGGAACTGCTCGTTGATCGACACGGCCTTGCTCGCGTCGACGGTTCCGTCGGCGCCCTCGGGCATGTAGTTCAGCTCGCAGAGCGCGGCGTGGCCGGTGCCGGCGTTGTTCCACGCGTTCGAGGACTCCTGCGCGACCTCGCCGAGCCGCTCGTAGACGCGGATGCTCCAGTCGGGCTCCAACTGGGAGATCAGGGAGCCGAGCGTCGCGCTCATGATGCCCCCGCCGATCAGCACGACGTCGACGGTTTCCTCTGAATTCACGGATTCCAGTCTAGGTGCGCTGCGAAGGTGCTCCTGACCGGGTGACATCCCCGGCCCCGAGGGCGCGGGTCACTCCAGCTCGCCGCCGTCGAGCTGCGGCATGCCGGCGTCGTCGAGCGGCCAGAACGGGTTGTGCGCGAACTCCCACAGGTTGCCGTCGGGGTCCCGGCCGTAGCCGCTGTAGCCGCCCCATTCGGTCGCCTCGGCGGGCTTGGAGATCTCCCCGCCCGCCGCCAGCCACTCGTCGAGCGCCACGTCGACGTCGTCGCGGCTGTCGAAGTTGATCGAGAGCGACACCCCACGGAACCCTGGCGCCGACGGCGCGTCGGCCTCGGTCGCGATGCCGGCGTCGACCGCGAGCTCGGGACTCGTCCAGAGGGCGATGATCGGCCCGGGCGTGCGGAAGAACGTGATGCCGTCGGCGGAGTGCGTCGACTGACGCCATCCGAGGCGACGGTAGAACGCCGTGGCCGCGTCGACGTCGTAGACGCCGAGGGTCACGAGGGAGAAGCGCTGGGGAATGGCCATGGCGCCGACGCTACTCCCCGACCGGCGGCATCCGTCGGCGCGCGGCTCAGAGCGCCGCGACGCCGCCCATGATCAGCCCGATGCCGGCGGTGATGAGCGCGGCCGTCAACGAGACGACCCCGACCCAGAGCAGCACGATGAGCCGGTTCGGTCGCTGCGGATCGGTGCCGAGCACGGAGAGGAAGAACCCGGCCGGCATGAGGATCGCGGCGATCGGCACGCCGAGCCGGGCGAGCTGCATCCAGAACCCGTCGAGTGCGGCAGAGGAGATCACCGAGAGGATCACTATCGAGAGCACGAGCAGCACGGCCGCGTGGGCGTGGCCGGCCCGGTAGAAGTTGCCCTGCAGGCGGTTGGCCGGAACGTGGCCGCGCACCACGCGGGTGAGGAAGTAGCCGCCGCTCTCGACGGTGACGAGGGCGAGCAGCAGGATGCCGATGAGGATGAGGTCGTTGGGGTCCGGCATGTCGTGATCCGTTCTGACTGGTCCATGATTGGATAGTGGCGCTCTCCAATACTAGAGAGTTGAACTATCCAGTGCAAGGAGTCGGCATGCGGATCTCGGAACTCGCCGGCGCCTCGGGGCTGCCCGTGGCGACGATCAAGTTCTACCTGCGCGAGGGCCTCCTCCAACCGGGTCGCTCCACCTCGGCCACGCAGGCCACGTACGACGACGCGCACGTGCGCCGTCTCCGCGTGATCCGCGCCCTGACGGGACCGGTCGGGCTGAGCGTGCAGCAGGCACGCACGATCCTCGAGCTCATCGACGACCCCGGCGACGACCTGTACCAGACGCTCGGCAGCGCGGTGAGCGCATTGCCTCCCGCCGTCGATGCGGCATCCGTCGACGACCCCGACCCGTACCCCCGCGCCCGCGCCGCCCTCGCGGCGCTCGGGCAGGTCTACGATCCTCGGTTCGCGGCGGTCGCCCAGCTGGAGGCCGCACTCGCCGCGACCGAGGCCGCCGGCATGCCGCTGGGCGAGCCGCGCCTGCTCGAGTACGGCCGCCACCTGCGCCAGCTCGCGGAGTTCGACCTCGAGCAGATGCCGCCCGAGCCGCACGCGGCCGTCGAGTACACCGTGCTCGGCACCGCACTCTACGAGCCCGTGCTGCTCGCCCTGCGGCGGCTGGCCCACCAGGACGTCGCGGCGCAGCGCACGCTCGGCGCCGACGAGGCCTGACGCCCGTCGGCCGGGGCCTCAGCGCCGCAGCAACGCGGCCAACGCCGGCAACTGGGCCGGGTCCGCCAGCGCGGAGCCCACCGCGACGGTGCGCACGCCGGCGTCGAGGAATGCCGCGGCGTTCTGGGCGTCCATGCCGCCGGTCGCGACGAAGCGCGCGTCGGGGAACGGGCCGGCCATCGCGCGGAACCATGCGGGTCCGAGCAGCGACGCGGGGAACGCCTTCAGCCACGTCAGCCCGAGCGCCATGGCGGCCTGCACCTCGGTGGGCGTCGCGACGCCGGGCAGGGGCGGGAGTCCGGCCGCGGCCGACGCACGGACGACGTCGGCGTCGAGGCCGGGGCTGACGGTGAAGGCGGCGCCGACGGATGCCGCGAGCTCGACGTGGCGCGTCGACACCACCGTGCCCGCTCCCACGAGCCGGCCCTCGGCGCGGCCGGCCTCCGCGACCGCGGCGAGCGCGTCCACGTCGGCCTCGGACTGGATGGGCAGCTCGACCGCCTCGATGCCGAGGTCCCAGGCCCGGCGGGCGAGCTCGATGCTGCGGTCGACGCCGAGCCCGCGGAAGATCGCCATGAGCGGGCGCCCGGCGAGGATCCCGTCGAACTCGGCGTTCGTGACGTCGGTGCCGGCGCTGCTGGTCATGCTCGGTCCTCTCGTGGGCTCCTGGGGAAGTCAGCGGTGTCGGCGAGCACGAGCACGGCTCGCGCGTGTCCGGCGCCGAGACGCTCCGTGGACGCCGCGCCGTCGAGCCACGCGTGCAAGTACCCGGCCGCGAAGGCGTCGCCCGCCCCGACCGGCTCGACGAGCTCGACGGTGAGCGCCGGAACCTGCACGACGGCGTCCCCGCCGTCGTGGCGCCGGGAGAACTCCGTCGCACCGACCTCGCCGTCCTTCACCACGAGCACGGGCGGCTCGGGCAGCAACGCGCGCACCTGGTCGATGCCTGACACACCCCAGAGCGCCTCGGCCTCGTCGCGCCCCACGAACACGACCGTGGCGCGAGCGGCGAGGTCGTGCAGGCGCCGCGCCGCGGCATCCGTCGACGGCCAGAGCGCCGCGCGATGGTTGACGTCGAAGCTGACCGCGACGCCATGCTCGGCGGCGGCGTCGAACAACGCATCGACGAGCGCGTCGCACGAGCCGGAGAGTGCGGGCGTGATGCCGCTGAGGTGGAGGAGTCGCACCCCGTCGAACGGCAGGGCGGCCACGTCGCGGGGGCCGAGCCGGGAGGCCGCCGATCCGGCGCGGTAGTAGGCGACGCCGCGGCCCGGGTCCTTGACGTACAGGCCGGTCGGCGCGCCGGGATCGACGGTCACCCACCGGGTGTCGACGCCGCGCCCCGCGAGCTGCCGCACGAGCCGGCGGCCGAGCGCGTCGTCGCCCACGGCACCCGCCCAGGCGGCCGCCCGCCCCAGCGCGGCGAGGTGCGAGGCCACGTTCGCCTCGGCGCCGCCCGCGTCGATGTGGAAGTCGCGGGCCGTCTCGAGCGACTCGGCAGAGGACGGCGCGACGAGCGCCATGGTCTCCCCGACGGCGAGGACCTCGGGTGCGGGATTCGCGCGGTCATCGTCGTTCACGTGGTGATCGTCGCCGCTGCGCAGATATGATGCAAGCCGGTTGCAACATGTGCAACATGGGGGAGGGGAATGCGGATGCCGCGTGGAATCGACGACCTCGGCGACGAGGTGCTCGCCGCGAGCGACACCGGGCTCCCCCTGCGGGCCGCCGGTCTCACGGTGCGCGACTTCCTCGCGACCGGACCGACCCTCGAGGAATTCTGGACGCCGGTCACGGTGCTCGACGCCCGGGCATTGCGCCGCAACGCGGACACCATCCAGGCGTGGGCCACGGCGCACGGCATGGAGCTCATGCCGCACGGCAAGACCACCATGGCGCCCGCGCTCTGGCGACTGCAGCTCGACGCGGGTGCGACGGGGCTCACCCTCGCGACGCCCGGGCAGGTGCGCACGGCTCGCGCGTTCGGCATCTCCGCCGTCATGCTCGCCAACGCCCTGGTCGCGCCCGACGCCCTCGCGTTCGTCGCGGGCGAGCTCGACGACCCGGCGTTCGCGTTCGCGTGCTGGGTCGACGCGCCCGACACGGTCCAGGCCATGGAACGCGGCCTCGCGGCATCCGGCATCTCGCCGGCCCGGCCGGTCGACGTGCTCGTCGAGCTCGGCGCCCCGGGGGGCCGCACCGGCGCTCGCTCCCTCGACGCCGCCGAGGCGGTCGCCCGTCGCGTCGCCGCGTCCCCGGTGCTGCGCCTCGCCGGTGTCGCCGGGTACGAGGGCAGCCTCGGGCACGACCGGTCGGCCCGGGCGCTCCGGGCCGTGCGCGACTACCTCGCCGACCTCGTCGAGCTGCACCGGGTCGTGCAGCGCATCGTCGCCGAGGGACCCCTCATCGTGTCGGCGGGCGGCAGCGCGTACCTCGATCTGGTCGCCGAGGCGTTCGGGCCGGCGATCGAGGCGGATGCCGCGGCCGGCCGCGGCACGCGATGGATCCTCCGCTCGGGCGCGTCGCTGCTGCACGACGACGGCTTCTACCACGGCATCTCGCCCCTCGACGAAGGCCGTGCGGCGGCCGGCCGCCCCACCCTCGCATCGGCTATGCGCGGCTACGCGCGCGTCGTCTCGCATCCTGAGCCGGGCCTCGCCCTGCTCGACGGCGGCAAGCGCGACTTCCCCTACGACGAGGGCCTGCCGGTGCCGTTCGGTGTTGCGCCCTCGCTCGGGGCTGAGGAGGAGCCGCTCGCCGGGGCATCCGTCACGGCCGTCAACGACCAGCACGCGTTCCTTCGGTCGGATGCCGCGCTGCCGGTCGCCGTCGGCGACGTGGTGTCGCTCGGCCTCTCGCATCCCTGCACGGCCTTCGACAAGCGCCGCTGGCTGCCCGTGGTGGAGCACGCAGGCAGCACCCGTGTCGTCGACCTCGTGCGCACGTTCTTCTGAGTCCGGCCGATGACGATCCTGATCCGCGAGGTGCGTCCGGTCGACGCCGACGGCTTCGGCGTCGGCGTCGGCGCGCCGGATGCGACCGTCGACGTGGTCGTCGAGGCCGGCCGCATCGCTCGCGTCGAGGCATCCGGAACGACGGCGCGCGCGGACCTCGTCGTCGACGGCGCCGGGCGCCTGCTCATGCCCGGCTTCGTCGACGGGCACGCGCACGCCGACGGGCTCCTGTTCGACGCCGACGTGCAGCTCGGACTGCTTCGGCAGGGCGTCACCACGGTGATCGGCGGGCAGGACGGCGTCTCCTACGCCCCCGGCGACGGCGCCTACGCGGGCGAGTACTTCGCCGCGATCAACGGCCGGCACCCGAGCTACCGGGGTGGCGGGGTCGGCGCCCTGCTCGCCGCCTACGACGGCACGACGCCCCTGAACGCCGGCTACCTGGTGCCGGCGGGCACGGTCCGGCACGAGGTGTGCGGGCGGTCGACGGATGCCGCGTCGACGGCGCAGCTCGGCGAGATGCGCGCGCTCGTGGCCGACGGCCTCGCGGCGGGCGCCCTCGGCCTCTCGACCGGCCTCGACTACGTTCCGGGGGTCTTCGCGCCCACCGCCGAGCTCGCCGCCCTCGCCGAGCCGGTCGCGGCGGCGGGCGGCGTGTACGTCTCGCACCTGCGCGGCGGATACGAGGCCAACTCGCGCGCCGGCACCGACGAGGCGGCCGCGATCGCCCGGCACGCGGGCGTGCCGGTGCACGTGTCGCACTTCCACGCCGAGCCGCCGATCGTGCACGAGCTCCTGCGCGAGCTCGCGGCATCCGGCGTCGACGCGACCTTCGACGCGTATCCCTATACGCGAGGCTGCTCGATCCTCGCGATGCCCATCCTGCCCGCGCAGCTCACCGTGCGGCCGACCACCGAGGTGCTGGCCGTCCTGGCCGACCCCGACGACCGCGCGGCGCTGTTGCGCGACTGGTTCCCGACGATCGTCGACTACCCGAGCCTCGGCCCCGACTGGCCGGGCATGCTCACGCTCGCGCACGTCGCCGCGCCCGAGTATGCCTGGGCGCACGGGCTGACGCTCGCCGAGGCCGCCCGACGCGCAGGCTCCACGCCGGCCGTCTTCGCCCTCGACGTGCTGCTGGCGTCGCGGCTCGAGGTGAACGTGGTCATGGCGGTGCGGGGCGAGCGCTCCCCCGCAGAGCTCGCGTCGATCCTCGCGCACCCGCGGGCGCTCGGCGGCTCCGACGGCATCTTCGTCGGAGCCCACCCGCATCCGAGGGCGCGCGGCTCCTTCGCGCGCTACCTGCGCTCCCTCGTCGTCGACGAGCAGGTGCTCGGCTGGCCGGATGCCGCGGCGCTCGTCTCGACCCGCGCGGTCGACCGGTTCGGGCTCGGCCGCCGTGGGCGCATCCGTCCGGGGTGGATCGCCGACCTCGTGCTCGTCGACCCCGTCCGCGTGCGCGACCGCGCCACCTACGACGCACCCCTCGCGCTCGCGGAGGGCATCGACGACGTCCTCGTCGCCGGCGTGCCCGTGCTCGCGGGCGGCGAACTCACCGGAGCGACGCCCGGCCGCGGCATCCGCAGATCACGTCCGTCGCCGAACCCCGAGGAGGCCTGACATGTCGCAGAGCGTGACCCGCGCCGCCCGCATCATCGACGCCATCGCCGCCGACCCGCGCACCGTTGCCGAGCTCGCCGAGTCGTTCGGGCTGCACCGGTCGACGATGTTCCGCGAGCTGCAGTCGCTCGAGGAGGTCGGCTGGGTGCGCCGCCGAGGCAGCGGACGGTACGCCCTCGGCACCCGCCTCGCCACGCTCTCGCGACAGGCACTCGACTCGCTCGACCTGCGCGACGCCGGTGCCGAGCACGTGCGGCGTCTCCACCGACGCACCGGCAACACCGTGCACCTCGCGGCGCTCATGGACCGCTCGATCGTCTACGTCGACAAGGCCGAGGACGAGTCCGGCGTGCGCATGTACTCGCGCGTCGGCAAGGCCGTGATCCCCTACAGCTCCGCGGTCGGCAAGGCGATCCTCGCGAGCCTCGACGCGGCCGGTCGCGACGCGGTGCTCGGCGGCGTGACCTGGGAGCGCCACACCGAGCACACGATCACCACGCGCGAGCGGCTCGACCGCGAGCTCGCCGTCGTGGCCGAGCGCGGCTGGGCCGTCGACGACCGCGAGTTCGAGCCGTTCGTGAACTGCATCGCCGTGCCCATCCGCAGCTCGCTGGGCGTCGTCGGGGCGATCTCCGTGAGCGCGGTGCGGA
This DNA window, taken from Agromyces sp. 3263, encodes the following:
- a CDS encoding malate:quinone oxidoreductase — translated: MSPGQEHLRSAPRLESVNSEETVDVVLIGGGIMSATLGSLISQLEPDWSIRVYERLGEVAQESSNAWNNAGTGHAALCELNYMPEGADGTVDASKAVSINEQFQISRQYWAHLVSTGALPEPHNFINSTPHMTFVKGAANIDYLRRRVEALKDQPLFPDMEFTEDLERIAEWTPLLAKKRNPKQKVAATRIAAGTDVDFGALTKFLFEDISRRGASIQTNHQVTWLKRQKDGTWKLRVRHTVGQTPKVVNARFVFVGAGGGALALLQHSGIEEIKGFGGFPISGQFLRTTNPKVVAQHQAKVYGKAAVGAPPMSVPHLDTRVVDGETALLFGPYAGFTPKFLKTSTWFDLPFSIRLHNLGPMLQVGLKNFDLVKYLVSELLASRSKKMAALREFMPTAKDADWELITAGQRVQVMKKDPKQGGILQFGTEIITGADGTIAGLLGASPGASTAAPIMLDVLSRCFPARMEAWEPKLREMIPSYGTKLSSDPAAAEASLAETAKVLDLTA
- a CDS encoding VOC family protein; this translates as MAIPQRFSLVTLGVYDVDAATAFYRRLGWRQSTHSADGITFFRTPGPIIALWTSPELAVDAGIATEADAPSAPGFRGVSLSINFDSRDDVDVALDEWLAAGGEISKPAEATEWGGYSGYGRDPDGNLWEFAHNPFWPLDDAGMPQLDGGELE
- a CDS encoding MerR family transcriptional regulator, coding for MRISELAGASGLPVATIKFYLREGLLQPGRSTSATQATYDDAHVRRLRVIRALTGPVGLSVQQARTILELIDDPGDDLYQTLGSAVSALPPAVDAASVDDPDPYPRARAALAALGQVYDPRFAAVAQLEAALAATEAAGMPLGEPRLLEYGRHLRQLAEFDLEQMPPEPHAAVEYTVLGTALYEPVLLALRRLAHQDVAAQRTLGADEA
- a CDS encoding bifunctional 4-hydroxy-2-oxoglutarate aldolase/2-dehydro-3-deoxy-phosphogluconate aldolase — translated: MTSSAGTDVTNAEFDGILAGRPLMAIFRGLGVDRSIELARRAWDLGIEAVELPIQSEADVDALAAVAEAGRAEGRLVGAGTVVSTRHVELAASVGAAFTVSPGLDADVVRASAAAGLPPLPGVATPTEVQAAMALGLTWLKAFPASLLGPAWFRAMAGPFPDARFVATGGMDAQNAAAFLDAGVRTVAVGSALADPAQLPALAALLRR
- a CDS encoding sugar kinase is translated as MNDDDRANPAPEVLAVGETMALVAPSSAESLETARDFHIDAGGAEANVASHLAALGRAAAWAGAVGDDALGRRLVRQLAGRGVDTRWVTVDPGAPTGLYVKDPGRGVAYYRAGSAASRLGPRDVAALPFDGVRLLHLSGITPALSGSCDALVDALFDAAAEHGVAVSFDVNHRAALWPSTDAAARRLHDLAARATVVFVGRDEAEALWGVSGIDQVRALLPEPPVLVVKDGEVGATEFSRRHDGGDAVVQVPALTVELVEPVGAGDAFAAGYLHAWLDGAASTERLGAGHARAVLVLADTADFPRSPREDRA
- a CDS encoding alanine racemase, producing MPRGIDDLGDEVLAASDTGLPLRAAGLTVRDFLATGPTLEEFWTPVTVLDARALRRNADTIQAWATAHGMELMPHGKTTMAPALWRLQLDAGATGLTLATPGQVRTARAFGISAVMLANALVAPDALAFVAGELDDPAFAFACWVDAPDTVQAMERGLAASGISPARPVDVLVELGAPGGRTGARSLDAAEAVARRVAASPVLRLAGVAGYEGSLGHDRSARALRAVRDYLADLVELHRVVQRIVAEGPLIVSAGGSAYLDLVAEAFGPAIEADAAAGRGTRWILRSGASLLHDDGFYHGISPLDEGRAAAGRPTLASAMRGYARVVSHPEPGLALLDGGKRDFPYDEGLPVPFGVAPSLGAEEEPLAGASVTAVNDQHAFLRSDAALPVAVGDVVSLGLSHPCTAFDKRRWLPVVEHAGSTRVVDLVRTFF
- a CDS encoding amidohydrolase family protein, translated to MTILIREVRPVDADGFGVGVGAPDATVDVVVEAGRIARVEASGTTARADLVVDGAGRLLMPGFVDGHAHADGLLFDADVQLGLLRQGVTTVIGGQDGVSYAPGDGAYAGEYFAAINGRHPSYRGGGVGALLAAYDGTTPLNAGYLVPAGTVRHEVCGRSTDAASTAQLGEMRALVADGLAAGALGLSTGLDYVPGVFAPTAELAALAEPVAAAGGVYVSHLRGGYEANSRAGTDEAAAIARHAGVPVHVSHFHAEPPIVHELLRELAASGVDATFDAYPYTRGCSILAMPILPAQLTVRPTTEVLAVLADPDDRAALLRDWFPTIVDYPSLGPDWPGMLTLAHVAAPEYAWAHGLTLAEAARRAGSTPAVFALDVLLASRLEVNVVMAVRGERSPAELASILAHPRALGGSDGIFVGAHPHPRARGSFARYLRSLVVDEQVLGWPDAAALVSTRAVDRFGLGRRGRIRPGWIADLVLVDPVRVRDRATYDAPLALAEGIDDVLVAGVPVLAGGELTGATPGRGIRRSRPSPNPEEA
- a CDS encoding IclR family transcriptional regulator — encoded protein: MSQSVTRAARIIDAIAADPRTVAELAESFGLHRSTMFRELQSLEEVGWVRRRGSGRYALGTRLATLSRQALDSLDLRDAGAEHVRRLHRRTGNTVHLAALMDRSIVYVDKAEDESGVRMYSRVGKAVIPYSSAVGKAILASLDAAGRDAVLGGVTWERHTEHTITTRERLDRELAVVAERGWAVDDREFEPFVNCIAVPIRSSLGVVGAISVSAVRMVADLERLQTFLPALREAADAIADEIG